The Lycium barbarum isolate Lr01 chromosome 11, ASM1917538v2, whole genome shotgun sequence genome contains the following window.
ATACATTTTTTTGGAGTTTATGAATCAGGGTTAGATTGACATCTAGTTCATAGGATATGAACAAAATATACCTCTCTGTCTTTCTATTTTCATTTCATTGTCGTCATCACTACTTAGTGACCTTGTGTGCTGTTGTCTCTACCAATTTGTGCAAACTTTTGCAGTACAATTTGTATTAATATCATTACCTTTTTAGgcatcaaatatcaatttcaaagAGGCTGATAACAGAGGGAATCAGATGTTGGAACTTAATATCCAATGAAAACCAACATGTCCTTTGGGAGAATTTGGTGTCTGGGCTTCAAGAGCATTTCCTGAAGATGACATTTGGCTGTACCAGATCTCTAACTTATCAGGTTTTTTTTTCCCTCTCTAAACTGGTAGATAGTCTGAAAAACTACTTCAAAGAGGGCTATTCATTCCCTCAGTTTTTGAAAATTACCACAATTCTCTGAGGTTCCAGATCCACTTATCACCAATTTCAGAAAGCCACGTTACACTTCCAGAGATGGATTTTGCTACACATTGGAGGGATTGACAAGTAGCAAGAGAAGCTTTTTACCAgctattttcccttttttttctttttttaacttCAATGTCAGTCGTGTTTTGGTAGATTTGGTGGATTTTTTTTTGCAGACGACTAGATTAAGGAAAAGTGAAACAAATACCCTTTTTGCCAGAGAATAATGATTTGTCATATAAACTTTGCGAACTCTAATTTTTCTATTCAAAAGTCATTTTTCGTTGGCATGTGGTAATTTTGGGCAGCATAAAGGCCAGTATTGCATACTAAGGGTGCGGCAAATGAAGTGAGTGCAGACCTGGGAGACTAGGGCTGTTGACGAAAGACATTAGGTTAGGTGGGCAAGAGTTACCCGGTGCctatgctggtgggaggtagcaggtacccgGTGAAGTAGTCGAGTTGTGTGCAAGCTGGCCTAGACACACCACCATTAGAAAAGAAAGTGAAGGGCAATTATTGCTGTTTACATCAGTAGTTGGTCAATAATTCTTGTCAATGCTACACTGCATCTGGTGGACTGGACTGTCTGGAGAGAAAGGAATAGTAGAAGCTTTGTATAGAGTCTCTTGTCAAAGGGAGATGACCGTTCAGTAAGTTAGGGGGACACAAGGGGATGGGACTTTTTGGGATTTGAGGTTCAGGAGGGATTTTCAGGATTGGGAGGTGGATGAGTTTCAGAGATTGCTAGACGTACTTCATAAGCAATGTGAGCCAGTTGATAGACCCGATGCTTTGTGCTGGGAGGTGGGGAGCAACAAATTGTTTTCTGTCAAGCCTTTCTACGAAAAGATGTTGATTAGGTCGGAAGACAGTTTTCCTTTTGATACGGCGTGGATTCCTATGGTGCCGAGGAAGGTGTGCTTCTTCACTTGGTTAGCTGCTAGACGGGTGATTTTGACGGCAGAGAATCTTAGGAAATGGAAGGTTGTCTGCATCAGTTGGTGTTTCCTTTGTAAGGAGACAGGTGAGGACGTAGATCACATTGTGTTGCATTGCAAATTTGCAATCTAGTGACAAGGTTATGGTGGGATATCTTTAGATGATTCGGCATTTCATGGGTGATGCCGAGATCCGTGAAGGAGTTGATGTTCAGTTGGAAGACTGGAGCTAGGAGAAGGAGGCAAAAGGCTTGGAATATTACTCCTCTTGCTTtaatgtgggtcatttggagagagagagaaataggaGAGCTTTTTTAGGGGTGGAGATGAGCTTTGCTCAATTGAGGAGAACCTTCGGTCCCTTGTTTTCTTTTGGTGCACCGATGTAGTTCCTAGTTGTATAGAGGATTGGGTATCTTTTGGAGAGAACCATATTTTGTAGGTTTCTCCTTTTTTGGGTATACATCTTTTATATGGCCATCTCGGCCTTGTTATTATTAATGAAATACtttacttgatcaaaaaaaatttGGTGTAAAGAGAAAAGTATAGAGGAAACAGAACTTGTAGATTTGTTAGGATCTCTGTAAGTATTCTTCTCTctgttttctttttttctttttcttttgaaggTCCCAACATTACCAGTTTCACAAAAAGAACTCTTGTCAATGCTACAAGGATAATTTAGTCCATGTATAATTTTTAGAGTAATCAGGTTGTATTGATAATATGATCCCTCCTACTCCCTCTTTCTCAAATTTATAGCCCTGATCCATTTATTGAGGGTAAATTCAGCCAAGTTTCAGTAGTAAATGGGGTTTGCATTACTTCTTCTTTGACATAGAACAAAAAATCATCCAAAATTTTTACAACTTGACAAAGATGTTTATAGTAACAATCTTAGTTTTTATTCGTCAGCATTGTGCATATTACGACTCCGAAAATTATTTGCTTCTCTTGCTGATGAATTTGTCCAACTTCCAGGATTTCAACCTCCTGAGGAGAGTCTCTAGTAGTCAAGATCTAGTATCTCAAGACAACTTTGAAAAGTTGTGGTGTTGGCTATACCCAGTAGCTTTTACATTGTCACAGCAATGTATTACTTCATTGTGGGGTTCGACATCACCCATGTGGATCGAAGGGTTCATTACCAAGGAAGAAGCAGAATCTTCACTTAGAAGTCTGGGAGGAGCTCTTCAAGAACCAGGTACTTTTATACTGCGGTTTCCTACGTCAAGGAGCTGGCCCCACCCTGACGCTGGTAACTTGGTCGTCACTTATGTTGGAAGCAACTATACCATTCACCACAGACTTTTGTCCCTCGACTTCATTTACAGGTAATGTtctgtcttcttcttcttgttatCTTTCTTACGACTCCCTCTggcccaatttatgtgacaccgttgactaggcacaaagtttaagaaagaaaggaatactTGAAATTTGTGGTATAAAACAAACCGTAGACATATgggtggctataaatcatttcattaagggtagaaGGGAAATTGTAAGTTATATTGTTTTTAATTATAGAAAGTGACAATTTTTTGggatagactaaaaaggaaagtgtgccaCATATATTGGGACGGCGGAAGATACTAATCTTTTGTTGCTTTGGATCTCTTCCATACATGCGAGACATACGAATTCGATCTCAGCATCACTAAGAGAGTCCTTTTCTATTGTCCATTGTAGTTCCGGGGCCAAGGGAACGACGATAAAGACAATTCAAGACATGCTTCTTGAACAGCCTGAGCTCAGGCGACTCGGAAGGCAAGACTTCTTACCCTTTTGATTATCCACGGATCCAGTCAATTCTTTTATTCTTCTTTAAGTGATTGTTAGAAGTCTTGAAATTGCAGGATTGTGAGAAGCCAGTAGGTCACTCAAGATTTATACTTGTATAGCCATGTCCGAGAGATGAATGAACTTGTTACTAGCGGCTAGGACAAAAGGGGGTGTTCCAGGAGAAGGAGAAATTAAGAGGGGAAACAATGGGGTTTTATCTTTTGTATATATGAATATCTAAGCAATTTGTTAAATGTAAATGCTGTGATAAGTTTTTGTAAACTGTGACAGTTACTGCAATCTTCCTCCTGCTCGCCCAGAAATTGAAGAACTCTCAATAGAGAGCACATTTCTTCCCCTTATAGAGTCTACCTGATGCGAATTCAGATTTGTTGGCCCAGAGGGTTTCAGATACCGAATGCCTAAAGTAGAAAAAAACAATATTATAAATGAGTTGCAAATTAGTGGTAGTACAAGTTTTGCCGCTGCATTTATTTAAACTAAATTTCTTCAAATCCTGGCATTTTCACTTGTTTTTTTGTTTGTGCGACAACCACcgactaaaaaataaaaataaaaaaataatcaaatgCATACTTAATTTAACAGTTTACACTCCCAAAAGTCAAAAAGATCTGCCTTTTTAATGTTTCTTGCTTTTCACAAGATTCATGCTGCAGTTTGGAGCTGTGTGGATTTAGAAGAGAATACGTGTTTGACAGCCCAGTCTTTTTCCAAGAAAAGCAATCCTATAGCATTCCCAACTTCCACATAAATGGCACCAGCTGGTGACATATAAATGGATACAACCAAATTTCATGTGTTTTAATGGTTGCTGTCCATGAGTCACTTTTCAGCCGCCCTTTGGTGTATTGATAAGAACATAACACTTCGATGTGGGATGAGGCGCATGTCGCGGCTTTCGAACTGTCCATCAGAAAAAAATCTACCCCTCTATTCTAATTTATGTAAATCTATTTTTTTATTAGTCCATATTACAAAAATGATCTCTTCCTATATTTGGAAACACTTTATCTTTATATAAgaatttatagtcacacaaaatatatgtgactcatttaggaacacaagtttaaaagtcttcatttttttcttaaatttcgtgctcAATCAAATGGATtcgcataaattgaaacggagagagtagtatttaagtggagaagggctGGCTTACGTAAATGTCCACTTTTTTGTGCAAATATAGCCATTAGGAAATTATCCTATCGGACAATGTTAAACTCGAATATAATGTTTGCTCATTACATTGCTTAGCATTATAGCAAATTATTAGACTGTTGTCTAACGTTTGCAAAACTTACAAGATTTTAGACTGCAGTCAATGTTTTCTCCAGATTTTCAGTTTGTTCAAAAGGGATCTTTAGGTCGTCGTTAAAAGTTCCATAAATTGTCAGTGAAAGAGAAATAAAAAGATAGACATTATTAAATAGTTCTTCCAAAAAGGGACAAGCAGTGAAAATTTCACGTGGAGGAGGTAGAGACTAGCACATTATCCCAAAGTTGAATAACTATAGAAGTCAATTATCCAAAATTGAGTGATCATATAAGCTTTTAACTCCCATTATCCTTTATTCCTCGTAATTTATCACTTTTCACCTTCTTCTTACAAGTGTAAACGGTAATATTTTCAGCATATTTTGGGTATGTATACGTTTGGAGATTACGTTTACGTATCCGTTTCAAGTGTGCTGGCATCCTAACGCATGGAGGGGACAAAAAGTAGATACATAACATGAAAGGTTGGCTGGTCTTTCCATGAATAGTACACTAGGACTAATGTTTTCGTCAACATATCAATGATTAAAATCAGCCTTATCAGCTAGGAAAAAAGCACAAATCATGTTCACATGAGACTTGTTCATATTGATAATGAGTTCTTCCTCTGGAAAGTGAGCTAACTAGGACCCCACTATTAGATGCTCCTAAAATTTATCAACCCTATATACTCATGCTGATAGTTCTAAAATTGAAGGAATTTTTTAGTAACTTCAATGGATGCTTTTGGTTTGAGAGCTCTGCATAATTTTGGTTTGCTTCAGGAAATGAGCACTTCCTGCCACAGGTTATCAAGGTGAAGTCCCATTCTAAGTTCTTAAAGCTTGTGTATTTGTACTCTTCTTCATTCTAATTTCTAAACTGACACCCAAACAGCTCCTAAGGCGTTTATATATAATTGCATATAGAATTAGTCAGATCAGTTGAAGCATGAACAATATTGCCTTTGTTCCGAAGGCCTAGCGagttccttctttttttttttttttttttctctaccaAATGcggttcttttcttttcttggacCAATGACTTCCCTGTTCAATACTGCTAACTATTATCGGAAGATACCGCCTCGTTTGGACTATCAGCTGTAGCTTCGATTGTTGAATCACGTGCAAGTTGGGTTGTGATTGTATTTTTCACAAGTGGAAAGTAGGCTCTTTAGGCTGTGTCTTAAACAGCTCCTATCCACTAACAATCCTTTGTTCTTCTGGTACACCTCATTAACAACCATTTATGTAATTCCACAGTTGAAGCTGGGAGGCCAAAAGTCGAGAATTCAGGTACCTGTTTTCTTACTCTATATTTTTTGCTCAGCTGAACACAATGATATGATTTGGTTTCTAACTTGGCCTCACTACTTGCAGCACTAAATGGGAAACTCTAAAGTTATTGCACTCTATATCACAATATGCGTGGTTTTGTTTATTGTCTCGAAAATTATTATGACAATCCTCTGTTACCGTAGATGGAAGAGAAAGCAAATGGTTGTTCAAGACAGTTTATCTGGTAGGATATGATCATGTTCTTTAAAATACTATATGATGGATGAGGAATATCTTATGTTTTCATTATGTTCATATTCAGGTGGAAAGCTAGTGATGTTTAAGTCACAAAAAATGAACACATTGGAGTCCAACATGTTGTTGAAGAGGACCATGAAGCTCACCAACAAAGATATTATAGGATCGGGAGGCTATGGAACAGTCTATAAACTGACAATTAACGAATCAACTTCGTTCGCTGTAAAGAGGTTAAACAGAATAAGCGCGGAGCAAGACGGAGGTTTTGAAAGAGAATTGGCGGCAATGGGGGACATAAAGCATCGAAATATTGTGACACTTCATGGATACTACAGTACATCTCAGTATAACCTTCTCATCTATGAGCTTATGCCTAATGGAAGTTTGGATGTAGTACTTCATGGTATATTTCTATGTCTGTTTCTTATTctctaaggggttgtttggtagggCGTATTAGGTAGAATAATGCTGGTGCAAAATTTTTGTACAATATTTGGTTGCACATTTAAGTCTAGTACAACTAATACTATAATTACTTATACACCCTATTCAATACTGTTTTTATACATAGTAGACCATGGCATTAACATTACCGGTACTATTCTTATACTTATACACCCTATTCAGCCCTATTTACAAATTATGCAATGTATGTTATTTTTAATACAACAAAACAAGCCGTCGATAAGAAATAACGCTAGCATTACTAATCCCAATTCCCAGCACAACTTATTTTCGAACCTAACGACCCCTAAGTCTAATGATTGGTCAATCATTTTAGCTTATTTCAGCCTCTGCTAATGCTAGAATCATAGATGCATTATAAAGACCTTTCAAGTTTTTCATATGCGGATAAACTATAAGATGGAAACATTGTATTGCAGGAAAATTTGCTGCCCAGAAGGTTTTGGATTGGCCTTCAAGATACAAAATAGCAGTAGGAGCTGCAAGAGGATTATCATATCTGCATCACGATTGCATCCCTCACGTTATCCACCGAGATATTAAGTCGAGCAATATCTTGTTGGATCATAACATGGAGGCTCGAGTATCTGATTTTGGACTAGCCACTCTGATGGAACCAGATAAGACGCACGTTTCAACTTTGGTAGCCGGAACTTTCGGATATTTGGCTCCTGGTATGTTTTTATTAGAACCATTAGAAGACTCAAATCTTTGCGTTTGTAGAACTGTCAATTATATTATGGTTTTCTGCAGAATATTTTGATAGCGGAAAAGCAACAGTAAAAGGAGATGTTTACAGCTTCGGAGTCGTCTTACTGGAGCTTCTAACTGGGAAAAAACCAACAGATGAATCATTTTTGGAGGAAGGAACCAGACTTGTAACTTGGGTAAACTTTTAGTCCAACTTTTTCAGGAATATTTCAAGTCTCAACAATATTAGAATCACAATGCACAATGTGCGCATCAGTGAAAAAATTTAATCATCAAATTTTAGCTGTTTCCGAGCTGTCATTAATTTGGTCACGTAATCTCGTTTCTGTTTTACAGGTGAAAGCAGTTGTTCAAGAGAAAAGGGAAGAGTATGTACTTGACAGAAACTTAAAGGAGTTTCCTATAGATGAAATTAACCATGTATTTAACATTGCATTGATGTGCCTTGAGGCAGATCCATGTATAAGGCCAACCATGGCTGAAGTTGCAATAATGCTTGAGCAAATAAAGATAAATGCTTTGGCTTGAGATTCTTGGTTTTCTGTTTCAACGCTAATTTCtctcaaattttttattttatttttttataattgtcttgTGTAATGCTTGTTCTTGGTCCCCATACAAGGAAGCTAACAAAACTTTGAGCAATTTGTTCTAATGGAGCTATGCTACTGAATCACTGATTAATAGACTATGCtaagcttataagctggtcaaacTGGCTTGAAAGCACTTTTTAGCTTATTTACGCATTTGGTAAACACCAAAGTGTCAAAAGTCATAATCTGTCATTCCAACTTATagatttttagcttataagcacttttgaTTTGACCAAATATTTTACTATTTTATCCTTAATATTTTTTCTGATCTCGAAATATCTTCCCTAAAACAAAACTCTAAACTTCCTCTTCACTCTGTATGCATCATTCCTCTTTTTAATTACAGGAATACTTTTAAATTTATAACTTTTTTCTAAAAATTTGAGGGTATTTTAGTCATTCTAACAAAAGAGaaacttatcaacacttttttACTGACATCAACTGTTTATTAGTAGTGAGAAGACTTATCCAAACATGTTATAAAATCAGATTCAACAATTAAAAATGTTTTTTCAGCATTTCAAGTTTATAGCTATTTACAATCAGCTAATTCAGACTGGTTCACTCATTACGGACTTTACTTTGAGTGCATCTTCCAATCCTTTGGCAATTGATGCTTTCAGTGTAGGAGAAACTGGATCACCACCAAGAAATACGTCGAAGAGAGCTGATGCAACATTTGTAGACTTAATTGTCGCATCAACTGACGAAGGCATCCCATCAAAAGAGAGTGAAACCTTTAAAATTTCCATACAATAGAGCAACAAATTAGAATTTAAAAAGCTAAGAAGAAAACAAAGGCAACATTTGATGACTAGAATTGATATAATCTAGGCCTTAAGAGAATATTAATGTAAATAAACTGCATACTCACGAGCATTTTGGTTGGGTCAATCCAAGTCAAGAATATGGAAGTTTCTTTCTTAAGAGGTTTTCCTTGAAAGACACCACGGAACGTGGAAAGAGCAGATTTATCATCAGTAGTGGGTGATTTGATTCTCGGAGAAATGGCTTCATCTAAGGCATCCCAGAAAGTTTTACCGTCAATATCTCTGACCAGCACAATACGTAGTGATTTCTCCAGATTGGCTGCAATTCATAGAATCAATTTCAGCACCCCCTATATGATATCATCTCCAAAAAATTAAACATCGCGCATTTACCTTCAAAGATATTGTTGAACAAGGAAGTATCTGGCTGAATTTCTGCAGCAGAACATCCTCGCCAGACATCTAATCTACTAAAGACTGAGTCATTGACATAGAGTCCTGCAGCATAGACTTTGACACCAATAATTGCAAATACCTTTTCCCTGTATCCTAAATTTGTAGGAAAAGCAGCAAAGCATGAGCATAGAGCATAGCAATTATCATGATTTAGAAGAACTTGAGGCAGATAAATCAGTAATTGAAATTTGTTCTCAAATTATTTGGAAAATTGATTGTGTTGCAGCTGACCAGTTCCAAGCAATGACAATGAAGTGGAGCAACCAGGTAGGCTCAATGATCTTTGAAATTTCACCTTAGTTGCTGGTTCTTCTGTGTATTCTGTACTTCCAACTGAATCGACAACAAATGACAAGTCGTCAGCTCTTACAAACAAACATAAAGATATGATCGAGTGTCCTTTATATTTCGTGAACGCGTAAAATGGAAACATTAGTCCACTTGATTTGTCTCAAAACTAAGGATTAAAAATAGCAAGTGCGAGTCAAAGAGTATTTGCAGGTCGACTCCTGTCTTTTCTGAGCTGCAACAATGAAAAATATGATGGTGCAGTACTTACGTTTTAGCTATGACGAAAAATGTGCCTATGATCAGATTAAAATATTTTACACAAATAGCCGGTCGGTTCACTGTTTACTTTCcctagcttgtatacatatacgaTACATCCACCAACTATTTTTAATTTAAGCGGTTGGGTGAACGGCTTTTTAGGTTAATTCTTATTAAAAGATTCTATAAGCTACCTTTTGATGGTTATTGCCACTCAGCATTCTGGTGTCTAATCTTATTCCCATAGCCTGAGGGTCCTTCCTAGCCTCTAATCAGAACTAATCTACAGTCTCCAAATAATTCACGTAGGTGAAAAACTCTGATCAAACCagcaattcaacaacatttttgCCAACATCAGATCTTTTCTTCTGTACCATCTTTTTTTATCGGTAATTAGTAACTTTCATTAGTAAACCAGCAAAAAGAGAATGCTGGAAGCAGTCACAACCAAAAAAGCTTGCcattacaacaaaaaaaaaaaaaagaaaaaaaaaagggaagaagatATATGTAGGTAAAAAACTCTGAACAAACAGCAATTCAACTGCATATGTGCCAAGATCAAATCTTTTCTTTaatgcaacaacaacatacccagtgtaatcccacaagtgggtctgggagggtaaagtgtacgcaaaccttacctctacctcatgaaggtagagaggctgtttccaaaAGATCTCAAGAAAACCATATCAAAACAGATTAATACCATCTTTTATTCAGTAAACATATTTTAGACTTGAATATAATAATATTACAAATTATGTCTCATGGATACCATTACAAAGCTAAGACTTTTATGGATAGTCAATTTCATATGTTaatcggactcttcaaaaatgttgtcGGGTGTgccggatcctccaaaagtagtgcattgtTGGAGAATTTGACACAGGTGGGGCAGTATTTTTGGAGGACAGGTGACACAGGTAGGCCAATACAGTGCATAATGTTTATTTACTACCTGGAGAACATAATTGAGTTTAGATACATAAAATTAGCTTAAATTCAGTAATGCCACATAGTATTCTCTCCACCAACTTCAGGAATCATGCATTTTCTTGTTCCACTCCTCTTATTTTAGTTGTTCTTCAAGAAGCAAATTTGGCATTGATCAGGAAATTTGCATTTATAGCATTTAGGGTTTTCTCATCCAATTTTGGCTAATGTTGGAGTTGTATGAATATTTTAGTAAAAATTTAAGAAATCAAGATTACCCACAATCTGAAAATTAGGAAGAATTCAGTTTTGAGGGGTTTTCCCTCTTTTGCACAAAAGATGTAAATTCAGCTTAAAAATCTACTAATAGTAAGTTAAAAGACATAAAGATAATAACCTTTTCCAAGAATAACCAAATCACTTGTATGTATTATTACCCGAAGAGGAAGAAGCAGATTTAATTGTGAAATGTTGTTCATGTTTGCCATTTCTGTCAAATGTGGATAAGGGATAAAGACCATTTCTTGAAAGTTTAGGAGGATAAGAAATTCTGGGGTTGGAATTATAAACAGTGATCTTTGTGGATGTTGATGTTGAAATCCAAAGTGGTACTGAAATGGCTCCAGATGCAGCCATCTTCTTGAAAATGTTATATTAATTTTGTATAATTCTAGTTTATTCTAAGTGTTTATATTCTTGTAGTTATGCC
Protein-coding sequences here:
- the LOC132617822 gene encoding receptor-like serine/threonine-protein kinase At1g78530 — encoded protein: MGNSKVIALYITICVVLFIVSKIIMTILCYRRWKRKQMVVQDSLSGGKLVMFKSQKMNTLESNMLLKRTMKLTNKDIIGSGGYGTVYKLTINESTSFAVKRLNRISAEQDGGFERELAAMGDIKHRNIVTLHGYYSTSQYNLLIYELMPNGSLDVVLHGKFAAQKVLDWPSRYKIAVGAARGLSYLHHDCIPHVIHRDIKSSNILLDHNMEARVSDFGLATLMEPDKTHVSTLVAGTFGYLAPEYFDSGKATVKGDVYSFGVVLLELLTGKKPTDESFLEEGTRLVTWVKAVVQEKREEYVLDRNLKEFPIDEINHVFNIALMCLEADPCIRPTMAEVAIMLEQIKINALA
- the LOC132617823 gene encoding fatty-acid-binding protein 3, chloroplastic isoform X1; the encoded protein is MAASGAISVPLWISTSTSTKITVYNSNPRISYPPKLSRNGLYPLSTFDRNGKHEQHFTIKSASSSSVGSTEYTEEPATKVKFQRSLSLPGCSTSLSLLGTGYREKVFAIIGVKVYAAGLYVNDSVFSRLDVWRGCSAAEIQPDTSLFNNIFEANLEKSLRIVLVRDIDGKTFWDALDEAISPRIKSPTTDDKSALSTFRGVFQGKPLKKETSIFLTWIDPTKMLVSLSFDGMPSSVDATIKSTNVASALFDVFLGGDPVSPTLKASIAKGLEDALKVKSVMSEPV
- the LOC132617823 gene encoding fatty-acid-binding protein 3, chloroplastic isoform X2, whose translation is MVFIPYPHLTEMANMNNISQLNLLLPLRVIIHTSDLVILGKVGSTEYTEEPATKVKFQRSLSLPGCSTSLSLLGTGYREKVFAIIGVKVYAAGLYVNDSVFSRLDVWRGCSAAEIQPDTSLFNNIFEANLEKSLRIVLVRDIDGKTFWDALDEAISPRIKSPTTDDKSALSTFRGVFQGKPLKKETSIFLTWIDPTKMLVSLSFDGMPSSVDATIKSTNVASALFDVFLGGDPVSPTLKASIAKGLEDALKVKSVMSEPV